A single window of Halococcus saccharolyticus DSM 5350 DNA harbors:
- the pyrF gene encoding orotidine-5'-phosphate decarboxylase translates to MGFFDRLADRIDATDSVLSVGLDPDLNRLPDHLHDHDLPRWAFNRRIIDATHDHAACYKPNAAFYEDPDGWRALRETVAYAHGKDVPVLLDAKRADIGNTARQYATHLDAAGGTAADAITVNPYLGRDSIEPFLSQEAGVFVLCRTSNPGGGDLQDRELADGECLYERVARLADDWNERGNVGLVVGATAPEELEAVRDLVPDLPFLVPGVGAQGGDVEAAIEYGLADGVGLVNSSRGIIFAGEDRGEGFARAAGEAAKRLKRRLNEYR, encoded by the coding sequence GACCGGCTCGCTGACCGTATCGATGCGACCGACAGCGTGCTTTCTGTGGGACTCGATCCCGACCTCAACCGACTTCCCGACCACCTCCACGATCACGACCTACCACGGTGGGCGTTCAACCGCCGGATCATCGACGCGACACACGACCACGCCGCGTGCTACAAGCCGAATGCCGCGTTCTACGAGGACCCCGACGGGTGGCGCGCGCTCCGTGAAACCGTCGCCTACGCCCATGGTAAGGACGTTCCAGTACTCCTCGACGCGAAGCGCGCCGACATCGGCAACACCGCCCGCCAGTACGCGACCCACCTCGATGCGGCCGGCGGGACGGCCGCCGACGCGATCACCGTCAACCCCTATCTCGGTCGGGACTCGATCGAACCGTTTCTCTCCCAGGAGGCGGGTGTGTTCGTGCTCTGTCGGACCTCGAATCCTGGTGGAGGAGACCTTCAGGACCGCGAACTCGCCGACGGCGAGTGCCTCTACGAACGGGTTGCGCGGCTCGCCGACGACTGGAACGAGCGCGGCAACGTCGGCCTCGTGGTCGGCGCGACCGCTCCCGAAGAACTCGAAGCGGTACGCGACCTCGTTCCCGACCTCCCCTTTCTCGTACCCGGCGTCGGTGCACAGGGCGGAGACGTCGAAGCCGCGATCGAGTACGGCCTCGCCGACGGCGTCGGGCTCGTGAACTCCTCGCGTGGGATCATCTTCGCCGGCGAGGATCGCGGTGAAGGGTTCGCACGGGCGGCTGGCGAGGCGGCGAAGCGGCTCAAGAGACGGCTGAACGAGTATCGCTGA